Below is a genomic region from Triticum dicoccoides isolate Atlit2015 ecotype Zavitan chromosome 5A, WEW_v2.0, whole genome shotgun sequence.
gagacgtctcagttccgtatgtgtgttgaacgcggaggtgccgtccgttcggcgctaggatcatcgatgatttggatcacgacgagtacgactctatcaaccccgttcacttgaacgcttacacttagcgatctacaagggtatgtagatgcactctccttcccctcgttgctagattactccatagattgatcttggtgatgcgtaaatttttttaaatttctgctacgttccccaacatgtgtgCCCTAGAAGACCACAAACGAAACAAAACTTAGGAATTTTTTCATAGAACACTTGGTAGAACACCTTCTCTTCATTCTTCGTGATCGATAGAAACCTGGTCAGGGGCTTGTTCACATCAAGTTTTACCCTAACCCTCACAGACTTCCCATCTCTGCGAGGAGAGAGATTTACATACAAAACCTCCCCAACTCTCTTGCACCATGCTTCGAGGACCTCCTTCCTCCTGTATCCCGAGGGTAGGTTTTGGATTTGTATCCAGACAGAGATCTTATCAAGAATTACCAGGTCCAACTTCTGAAAACCATCATATGGCTCAATGAGAACACCATTATCCCAGAACAACCACGGACCCTGTTCAGTAACTCTCTTCCAATCTCCCAGACAATTAACAGTGAGCATGAACAAGTTCTTGCCCACCGGCTTGAAATTCACGTCCTGGGCCAGACTCCACGCCGCCCTCATATGTGTATAGAACGATTCCCTTGAGAAAGGTTTGGTTGTGTGTACACGGCAGATCGCCATGAACTCTGCCTGCGGAGATGCATCCGGGAATTCCTCATCAAAATTCAGATCGTCATCTTCCTCGTCCTGTAGATCTAGGCGCATGAGGAGATCATCAATGGGGGCCTTCCCATCTCTTCTTCCTCCCGAGACTCTGCTCTGGCTGCTTGCTCCCGATCCATTGCTTGCCATGGCGAAAAAACCTAGATTGGTTCCCCTCGCGCCCTTCACCGAGAGGTCAGAGTGCCAAGTAGAGATGGCAGTCTCGATCCCGATAGCAGGCACCCCGACGGGGCTTCGCTAACTCGCAGGTTAGCAGGAACTCTGGCAAATCGCCAGAGGAGTCAAAACCCTACACGTCGCCGCCAGGGGAGTTCCGAGCTACATATTTTGTCCATTCTTTTTCTACCCTTCTAGTAGTTGCTGTGAACCGTAACTAGCAAGCCAGAAATCGGAGCTACATATTTAAAAGTAAATTAAAGGCAAGACTTTGACATGTTGCTAGTACGTATTACAGTTGACCAGTGCATGTTACACAACACCATCCATGTGTGTGGTCATGCTGTAGCCCACATCCACGCAACGACAAGAAAATATCTACAGATTCTTGTAGCATATCCATTCACATTGGGTGAAGGGGAGAAAGTTAATATCCATtcgtttcaaaataagtgtcttaactttgtacaaatttgtactaagcttaAGACACTTAGAGTATCTCCAATAGCATGTGTATATTTAGATGTCTATATATTCATATAGATAATGGTATAAAAAAATTCCCTCATATACATATCCAGTTTTACATCAAAACGTCTATATACAGGGACCATGACAGGTGAACCGTTGCTGAGGAGAGGAGGAAATCATGACTGCACTCGTGTTTAGACAACGTCTTTACATTGTCCATGCGTGGACATTGTCGAGGTTGATTTAGAGGATGCGTATATTTGGACGATTATATAGACAAGCTGTTGGACTTTTATTTTGGGCTCACGTCGTGAAAAACGAGTATAGACATCCATATATAGACAAGctagtggagatgctcttattttgcgaaacggagggagtatctcgaaAAAAAGGGGGAGAAATAATAACCATGCGGATAAACAGATCGACGACCCACCTGCAACAATGCCATCGCGGCCCCACATGTCCATGTTCTGTCCCCACCAGTCAGCCTACAGCGTGTGAGCCGACCCACCGAAAAgaatgacacctgggccccacttcATCACCATACGGGCCCACCCGTCGGCCTCCCATTCCAACAGCCTAACCACCCTCCCGGCCCCATCCTACAAGAGCGCAGCCACCGCAACCTGCACGCGAAAGCAAAGCCCAGTCGAAATTAAAAAGGGTAATTAATACCAAAACAAAACAACTCGCCGAacaccaaccgccgccgccgcccgcgccgaccCTGACCGGCTCCGGCGCCATGGCGGCCGCCGGAGAGCGGCGCCTcctcgtcggcctcctcctcctggccctgGTGGTGTCGGCGCACTGCCTCGACGGGGGCCACCACGGCCCGCGCATGAAGCGGCGCCGCAAGAAGCGCGAGATCCACTCCCCCGTCaagacggtggtggtggtggtcatgGAGAACCGCAGCTTCGACCACGTCCTCGGCTGGCTCCGCGCCGGCCGCCCCGACATCGACGGGCTCACCGGCACGGAGTCCAACCGCCTCAACGCGTCCGACCCGGCCTCCCCGGAGATCTTCGTCACCGACAAGGCCGGCTACGTCGACTCGGACCCCGGCCACGGCTTCGAGGACATCCGCGAGCAGATCTTCGGCTCCGCCGACACCTCGGCCGTCCCGCCCCCCATGTCCGGGTTCGCGCAGAACGCGCGCGGCATGGGCCTCGGCATGGCCCAGAACGTCATGAGCGGCTTCGCGCCCGACTCGGTCCCCGTCTACGCCGCCCTCGCCGACGAGTTCGCCGTCTTCGACCGCTGGTTCGCCTCCGTGCCCACCTCCACCCAGCCCAACCGCCTCTTCGTCCACTCCGCCACCTCCCACGGCCTCACCTTCAACGCCCGCAAGGACCTCATCAACGGCTTCCCGCAGAAGACCATCTTCGACAGCCTCGAGGAGGATGGCCTCTCCTTCGGCATCTACTACCAGAACATCCCGGCCACGCTCTTCTACCAGAGCCTCCGCCGCCTCAAGCACCTCGTCAAGTTCCACCAGTACAGCCTCAAGTTCAAGCTCGACGCCTCGCGGGGCAAGCTGCCCAACTACGTCGTCATTGAGCAGAGGTACTTCGATTGCAAGGAGTTCCCTGCCAACGACGACCACCCGTCGCACGACGTCGCCAGGGGCCAGAGGTTTGTTAAGGAGGTCTATGAGACGCTGCGAGCCAGCCCGCAGTGGAACGAGACGGCTCTCATCATCACCTATGATGAGCATGGTGGCTTCTATGACCATGTCCCCACGCCCGTCGTCGGGGTGCCCCAGCCCGACGGGATTGTTGGTCCTGACCCTTACTACTTCAAATTCGACCGACTTGGGGTGCGCGTGCCCAGCTTCCTCATCTCCCCCTGGATTGAGAAGGGCACTGGTGAGTACCAACTAGTTGTTTCTTTCTTTACATTTGAATTGAATGTCTATAAGCAATAGGAATGAATTGACTTGCCAAGATTAGATTGTGCCGTGCTTCTGTTAGGAAGACAAACTCAAAGATGATCGGCGTTAGTATGATGAATTCTTGTTCATTTAGCATAGAAGCATTCCTTTGGTATAGAACCATGTGGTGAGCTTGTTtctaatcatacatattgatgaacTGAGGGCCTCCTCATTTTAAAATATTCGATATGAACAATTGAAGATTTGTAGTACTCATCTTGCTGATGATAAGCTGCAAACATCCCCCTGAATGCCTGGCAAGTATTCATGTGACCATGTGGACACACAGTTGGACAAGTAGCAGTTTTGGGGCCCTTGTCATCGACAGGTGGACTTGCTTGCTATTTCATTCTATCGCCATCTTTGGTTCCTGTTTGTCCCTTTATTAAGTAGACAAATCTTGGAACTTCAGCAAGTTGCTTAACCTCTCCATAAAATGTTGAATATGAATTTCGCAGCATTTTTAGTACTACCCATGATCCATCTTAGTGATTACATATGCTGCAATTGTCCTCTTGCATGCCTGGCAAGTAGCATTCTATGTGGACACGTAGTTGGATAGGTTGCAATTTTACAGGCTTTGTCATCAAGAGGGGGACTTGCTTTCTGTTTCATTCTAATGCCATTTTGCTTCCTGTTTACGTCTTTATGAAATAGACAAAACTTGGAACTTGAACCAGTAGCTTAACCTCTCCATCTTGAAACTAGGCTGATATAGGAAGGGAGTACATTTGTAATAACGTAAATCTTACCTTTTTGTGATTTGCTCTGTATATCAATATCTTAGTATTAAGTACGTTGTTTTGAATTTGTGCAGCGATCCATGAACCAAATGGTCCATTTGAAAACTCACGATATGAGCATTCATCCATTCCTGCAACCGTAAAGAAGCTATTTAATTTACGTGCTAACTACCTGACAAAGAGGGATGCATGGGCCGGGACCTTTGAGAACTACCTCAAAGTTCGAAAGACGCCAAGAACTGACTGTCCAGGTAAATACTTTTTATAGTTCAGCATGTTACATTGTTACTACACTAATATGCTGGAGTTATGACATAGATTTCTTTATTGGCATTATTCCTGCTGTGGTTAGtgaattttgaaaaagaaaaagtaaatgTGTTTTGACATGCTCTGTTATTGGAGTTAACAATGTTTAAGATTGCTTCTCAACGTGGATTTATGGATATAAATTGCTGATTCTGTTGGCATCCTAATCACATATAATCCTTTTATTTGAAACAGAGAAACTCCCAGAGGTTACAAAGTCTCTGCGACCATTTGGTGCTAATGAAGATAAATCTCTATCTGAGTTTCAAGTGGAGTTGATTCAACTCGCCTCTCAGCTCAACGGTGACCATGTACTCAACAGCTATCCGGATATTGGCAAGACAATGAGTGTAGGAGAAGCAAACCGTTACGCAGAGGATGCTGTCTCCAGATTCCTGGAAGCCGGAAGAAGTGCTCTTAGGGCAGGCGCAAATGAATCTGCTCTGGTGACAATGAGGCCCGCACTTACCAGCAGAGCCGCAATGTCCACTGGCTTGTCATCAGAGCTTTGATTGGATCGTCGTGGATCCTATCAACATCCGCATCATGATTTGGGCCACATCAACCATAGTCTGGTAGCATTTATGTAATGGGTAGATCTTACACATGGCTTTTGTACATATATACCATGACACTTCGTATCTGAAGCTCACTTGACCGAATCCTCATGATTTACGCTGAGATATCAGCTCAGTAGTATCGCCCAGCATTGTACCAGATGCATGCCAAAATCCCCTGCTGGATAAGCTGTAGCTGGTATCTGGAATCTGTTGTCGGGAAACTGTACCTATTCAGCTCTCTACTGTACCTGCTTGTATAGCAGTTGAACTGCAACGTAAAGGAGTATTGTAAGGATTGTTGGATTTGGCCATCTGTAACTATTTGCATCTATCTGGATTTGGAGTCACTTGTATTATGATATCCTCCCTCATTCCCTCTGTTCATATATataaacatcttatatttatgaacagaGAAAGTAGTTCTGAATCTGTGTTTCACTTCTGTTGCCTCCAAATAAAAGTCACATCTCAAGCCATGTGTCCATGACTCATTTCCAGTTGAAGGTCATGCAAGAACATGcaggtttcagaatttttggaatacAGTGGTCAACGTTAGCTGGGTATCAGAGCATCCGAGAGAATACTTCCTAGCTCATTTTTCATTCTATAAAATATGTGCTCCCCCATTCACTATTATAAGAGTATATCTACAACCGGACTCCTCAAATTGACCGGGTGGGCGCGGGAACCATTGACCGGACAAGAGAGAGAAGCAAAAAGTTGATCCAGCCGAACCCCTCAAAGCCTTCTTAAATGCTTGGGTTGTGTAGCACCCATAATATGAGGAGTGCCTGGGCGTGCCCGGTCAGTGGTCCTGCGTCCGCCACATAGGATTGGCCCTTCCCATAAAgcatattttttaaatattttttccacatatttttaaaattttatcattttttaatacatggtctaaattttttctatacacattaaaaaaaatcaaacacttgtttaacattttttgaaatgcttgattaattttttaaaacatttttcatatatgtgctgaacatttttttaaattttaaTATATACttattttttaaatacattttgCTAAAAAAATTGGAGGTATAAGCAAAACAGACAAAAAGAAATCAAAATCACaaacaaaaaagtgaaaaaaaaaacaaaacagaaaactaGGCTATTGTTTCATGCAGGTCTGGGCTTGCCACCCCAACATGCAGGTGGTGAAGCAGTCCGAAATGCGCCGGCCCAAAAGAGAAACGGACGATGTAGGGTACACGCTAGGTCGCTGACGACGCAGACTCCGTCTCGCTTATAGTAAGACATAGGGAATCATCGCTGAAGGCGATAGTAGACGCTTGGGAGGCCACAGCCTTgcttttgtttgtttttttttcgtttttcttaaTGTTTCTTTATTTAATATTTTGTTTATATTTTCAAATATTATAAACAAATTAGTTGCAAATAGACATTACATAAAACATTGAAAAGAACGATCAGCAAGCATTTGAAAAATTGTTAAATGCGTATagagaaaatgtttctcatgtatacaaaaaatatgcaATCTGCGTGAAAAAAGTTGATCATGCATTTAAACAATATTAATCAAGAATTTGAATAAACTATTAAATAAGTATTTTCAAAATGTTAATCAAGCTTCTGAAAACATTAAATCTGTATagaataatgttaaccatgtaTTGAAAATTTTCattttgtatttaaaaaatgttattcAAGCACTTGAAAAAAACAAGTATTTTAAAACAGTCATTaagcatttgaatttttttaaatgtgtatagaaGAAATGTTTACCAtctattaaaaaaatgttaatcttgtatttgattttttaatcaagcatttgaaaaaaactaATGTGATTAGAAAAATATTAACCATGTATTAAAACATGTTAGTCAAGCATTTAAAAAAGTGTTAAATATGTGTAGAAACAATGTTGACCATGTTTTCAAAAAGTATTAGTCTTGTAGCCGaataatgttaaacatgtattgCAAAAATGCATTAGATATATACCAAAAATGTGCAAAGTGTATGGGAAAAAGTAGACATAAAACAATATAAGTCCACAAAAATGCTAATCATGTAATTGAAAAATGTTAACACTTTATATAAAAACGTTtcagatgtatacaaaaaatgttgaatGTGGACCAAAAAAAGTTTACATGTGTTGTACCAAAAGGAACCTGATGAAAAATGACGAATACAAAGGTGATGAAAACCCCAAAGAAACGAATTCAAAAGAATGAAAACATAGAAACTtagagaaagaaacaaaaaaactgaTGAAAACTaataaaaatataaaataacaaaaaaAGAAAGACACAAAACGAAAAGGCCaatgaaaaccaagaaagaaacaaataaaaaccaatgaaaaccgagaaagaaactAAGAAAACCAATAAAAATACAAAGAAAATGGAAAAGCCAAAAAGCCGTGAAGAAACAAAGACAAAAGAAAGAATGAAATAGAAAAAATAATATACACGGGCAAACCTGCGAACTCACTGATCGAACGAACCCAGCAAAGAAAAGAAATAGACGAAAGCGGGCGGCCCAATAGCTAAACGTATGGGGCAAAAGCTTCACAGAACTCCTGTTCAGCGCCTTAAGCGCCCGAACAGCTCCCTGGCGCACACGGCCGCGCCACTttgttgggccggcccatgaaggcGGATGCCATTGAATGTATAACGCCGAAAATGGGAAAAGATGCCTTTCTCTTGTTTCAAACTCAGGTCCTTGCGTTCATCTCGAAGTTGAGCTAACCACTAGAGCCATTAGACATTCGTGACAGATACCAGCATCAAGTATTTAAGAACAGCGTGGCGGGGCTATTTATTCGCAGAATACTGTCTACTACTTTGAAAAAATCGTGAATTTGAATACgttcatcatttttgaagaaaagttcacgaACTCAAAAACCATTCATcgattttgagaaaagttcatgaaaaaaatgaaaaaagttcatcaatttcaaaaaaacatcgaatttgaagaaaagttcatcaatgTGGGAAAAAGTTAATcgagtttgaaaaaaagttcatcggatttgaaaaacgtACATCAAAGTTAAATAAAAGTTCTTCGGATTTGAAAAAAACATTAAAGTTAAATAAAAGTTCACCAGTTTGAAAAAATTccaacgaatttgaaaaaagttcatcaaagttaaataaaatttcattgaatttggaaaaagttcatcgaatctgaACCAAAAGTTCATCTATTTTCTGACACGCAGAAAAAAAGGTCATCTTTTTTTTAAAGTTCAGCGCATTTGAaagaaaagttcattgatttaaaaaaagttcaccaaatagTTAGGAACTTTGTTGAATCAGGAAGAAgataaaaagaaaaacgaaaaaaaatgaaaaaaatgaaaaaaagaaaaatgaaaaagaaaagaaaagtgtaAAGAAGAAAAGAATGGAAAAGAGTTAACTTATCACGTGGGGTTTGTTGGCGGAGTGGTTACTTCGTAGCAGTGCTCAGGCGCCCTTTTTTGCGTTTTCAAAAATAGAGAAAGGAAAaggcacatgggccggcccagcactgaGGGTGGGTATGCGCCCGATTGCAGAAACGCCTGTAGCGGGTGCTTAAGGCGCTGAATAGGGTTTGCCAAAGCTTCATGCGAGACGAAAGAGACAATTAACATACGTATAAAAAGAACTTTATGTGCATGCGTTATGTCGTGCACTGATTGCGATCTATATCGAACCACCCCGCTGACATCAACTGTTGTTGTTTTTGTCGCCTCTTTGATCTCGCCCCATCTAACTTGATGACTGTTGTAGAAAGTATTTGTTTTCAATCGATCAGCTTAAGGCTTGCATTACTAACTCTCCTGGATGACTTCACCGTGCTGACTCGACGAATACCATCCATTTTTAGAACCTTCCATGACTTTTCTCATTATATCACTTGTTAGAATAATTTGAGGCCATCGTCGATCTATCACAAGAAATTGCTGAAATTATTAGTACACTTTCGATTAATCTAATCCACGAGTAAATAAAAAACATGAAATTAACAGTATGCAACTCATATCTATATCTAAACATGTGAGCACGTACAGAACATAGAACTGAAACATCTATAAACACATAATATACAACTATCACATGAACGAGTAAATAAAAGATAAATTAGATACTACCCTTTGATACAGTGTTGACTTAGTTAAGAAGtctacttgcaagacttccagAAAACAACACCACTATCAAGTATGAACACAAATCCACTTATGacttttatctcatcagcatcaaaGATCCAATTGGAATCACTATGCCCTTCACTATGCCCTTCAAGTACCATCGAGTATCTCGTATAGTGAAGTCCATGGCTCACAGTACCTTTCAGATAACACATTACTCTTTCAACAATATGCCAATGCACATCTCCCAGGTTCGAAACAAAACCGGCTCAGCTTGCTCATAGCAAAGGCGATATCAGTCCTTGTAGCACAAGCTAGGTACATGAGTGAATCAATCACTTGAGAGAATCTCATTTGATCTATATTCATGTCTTCAAACTTTTGAATCCGCGCGCTAGGATCatatggcactagtagaaaaagggtcaaatgtgagacacattagtcccggtttgtaacagaaccggcactaatgtgtccattagtgccggttccaacggctaggcggcagGAGATCTTTAGTacaggttcgtggcgaacctttagcaccagttcgtgccatgaaccggtactaatgagagtggtggaagtatgttgtcagagtggggcccctccaacacctttagtaccggttcgtgccacgaaccggtactaaaggtcatcctatataaacccttcgtccaccagcactctgttcttccccctttcccctctccctctcctttgttcttcccttcttcctctcgagttcattgaaggaaatatgccctagaggcaataataatgttattattttatttccttatatcatgataaatgtttattattcatgctagaattgtattatccggaaacataatacttgtgcgaatacatagacaaaccaaacgtcactagtatgcctctacttgactagctcgttaatcgaagatggttatgtttcctaaccatagacatgtgttgtcatttgattaatgggatcacatcattaggagaatgacgtgattgacatgacccattccattagcttagcacccgatcgtttaatatgttgctattgctttcttcatgacttatacatgttcctatgactatgagattatgcaactcccgtttgccggaggaacactttgtgtgctaccaaacgtcacaacataactgggtgattataaaggagctctacatgtgtctccaaaggtacatgttgggttggcgtatttcgagattaggatttgtcactccgattgtcggagaggtatctctgggccctctcggtaatgcacatcacataagccttgcaagcattacaactaatgagttagttgcaagatgatgtattacgaaacgtgtAAAGagactgccggtaacgagattgaactaggtattgagataccgacgatcgaatctcaggcaagtaacataccgatgacaaagggaacaacgtatgttgttatgcggtctgaccgataaagatcttcgtagaatatgtgggagccaatatgagcatccaggttccgctattggttattgaccggagacgtgtctcggtcatgtctacattgttctcgaacccgtagggtccgcacgcttaaggttttgatgacagttatattatgagtttatgcattttgatgtactgaagtttgttcggagtcccggatgtgatcacggacatgatgaggagtctcgaaatggtcgag
It encodes:
- the LOC119303918 gene encoding non-specific phospholipase C1-like, producing MAAAGERRLLVGLLLLALVVSAHCLDGGHHGPRMKRRRKKREIHSPVKTVVVVVMENRSFDHVLGWLRAGRPDIDGLTGTESNRLNASDPASPEIFVTDKAGYVDSDPGHGFEDIREQIFGSADTSAVPPPMSGFAQNARGMGLGMAQNVMSGFAPDSVPVYAALADEFAVFDRWFASVPTSTQPNRLFVHSATSHGLTFNARKDLINGFPQKTIFDSLEEDGLSFGIYYQNIPATLFYQSLRRLKHLVKFHQYSLKFKLDASRGKLPNYVVIEQRYFDCKEFPANDDHPSHDVARGQRFVKEVYETLRASPQWNETALIITYDEHGGFYDHVPTPVVGVPQPDGIVGPDPYYFKFDRLGVRVPSFLISPWIEKGTAIHEPNGPFENSRYEHSSIPATVKKLFNLRANYLTKRDAWAGTFENYLKVRKTPRTDCPEKLPEVTKSLRPFGANEDKSLSEFQVELIQLASQLNGDHVLNSYPDIGKTMSVGEANRYAEDAVSRFLEAGRSALRAGANESALVTMRPALTSRAAMSTGLSSEL